A window of Limosilactobacillus reuteri genomic DNA:
TGACTAGCTAGTTCAAGTACGGCTTGAGTCATGGACTGACTGTCGCGACCATGGAGCCGTTTAACAATTGTCAGGCGACTCTTACGCTCCACAAGAGTCGCCACAGCTTGACCTTTACGTTTGCCAGAAAGTACGGTATCAGCTTCAAAGTGGCCGAATTCTTGGCGAGTTTCGACTTTATGAGGACGCTCCTCAATGGAGCGGCCGTGACTGAACGTACCACGCTTTTCTTTAGCACGATGACGACGAATTCCATGATCAGGCAAATCGGGTAACTGTACATCAAGCCATCCTTGATCAATCCAGTTATAGACCGTCTTGTAGGCAATCCCAACTACATGGGCAACTTGTTCAGGGGACCACTTCTGGACTTGAATCTTTTCCTCAATCAAGTGCTTAAGGCTTTTAGTGAGTGAAGACTTCCGCCCCCGTTGACTAACCTTGCGTTCAAAGTCAGTTTGCGCTAGTTCAGCTTGATACTCACCGTTGAGCCGGTGAAGTTCGTTAAAGACTGTGGTTTTACTAAAGCCTAAGTAATTAGCGATGTATCGTAAGGAACGTCCTTCATTATGAAGCGTTTCAATGACAATGCGGTTCTGGAATGATAAAATAGTGGTGCCCATTAAGGTCCTTCTTTCTAATGGAATGTTGTGGTAACACCATTAAAGACCTTGATGGGTTTTTCTGTCCACTTAAATGTTCAACTCAAATTTTACAATCTGCCTTCTGATAAAGGAGAAAAAATTGATGTTCATAAAACATTATTAGTTGAAATTACAATTATAGTTATCCAGATTGGAGAATATTGATTAGTTACGAACTCACTTGGCGATCTCTCCGTTAAGTTACTCCATGCTCCAGAAACTGCTTGTTTTACTCTTGGGCTTTTCCATTACTTTACGCTTCACTTCGACACCAAATTGCTACTCAAGTTGGGGCAATTATTTAACTTTTCGATTACCCAATTCCCAAAAAGCAAGGGCCGAGGCAGCCGCCACATTTAAGGAATCAACGCCCGTAGCCATCGGGATCTTAATTGTAAAATCACTCTGCGTAATTGTATTTTCTTTTAATCCCGGCCCCTCTGAACCAAGGATAATTGCTAATCTATCTTCCTCAGCTAACTGAGGATCATCAATATCAACCGTGTTATGACGAAGAGCCATCGCGGCCGTTTTATAGCCAGCTCGATGAAGAAGGTCAATTCCTTCTGACTGCCAAACTTTAGCATCAACATAGGTCCATGGTACTTGGAAAACCGTTCCCATAGCTACTCGTGATGCTCGGCGATAAAGGGGATCAGCTGAGTCACTCGTTACAATCACCCCATCAATTCCGAGAGCTGCGGCTGAGCGAAAAATCGCCCCAATGTTGGTGGGATTAACAACACTTTCCAGAATTGCGATACGCGGATGGTCACTGGGCATAGTAGCCAAAAAGTTATCTAGACTTGGCCGTTCGACGCGGTGCATCGCCGCTAATGCCCCTCGTAAAAGATTATAACCACCACCAGCCAACTGCCGAAGTAATTTACTATTAACTACATAAATTGGCGTTTGTTCTAATCCCCTAGTTTGGTTAATTGCCATCTCATGATCTAAATCAGCCAAGTCGCGCTCTAGTTCCTTTTCTTCTATTAAAAGAGATGCTGGCCGATAACCTGCTCGTAAAGCTCGTTCAATCACTTTGGGACTTTCTGCAATAAATAAACCCGGATTAGGTTCAAGAGCATGAAAAAGTTGTGCTTCATTAAGTCGCATATAGGGATCCAAATCTGATCCTGTAAGATCTGTAAGAAAAATTAAATTATGCATATTGAATTTACCTTATCTTAAAAACTGAATTAGTTTAGTATACTCTTATTTTCGATCTTTTTCATGCAGTATATATTTCATCAATCTTCATTGTTAAAGAAACTCTCAATCCCTATAACTGATAAATAGAATTGGTCCCTAATATATTTGTGTGAGGAGATGCTAACAAAAAACACCCAGCTTTTACACTGGATGTTTCTCATTGGCAAATATGTTATTTTCGATGAATTAGTCTAGGGACTGTCTGAAAACTAAAAATTCAGGTATAATCTGAGGAAAAACGAATCGAGGCATTCCAATGACAACACCTAAACGATACGAACTGGAAGATGCTCAGTGGGACCGAATCAAAGGATACTTCCCGCCATACCGGACTGGCCGTCCATCAAGCCTAGACAACCGTACCGCCCTCAACGCTATCCTCTGGCTCATGCGCAGCGGGGCTCCTTGGCGTGATCTACCTGAACGCTATGGCTCTTGGAAAACGGTGTATAGTCGCTTCCGAGCCTGGGTAAGTTCAAACTTGTTCGAACAGGTTTTTCTCAAATTGATTGACGATCCCGACATGGAAAACTTGAGCTTAGATTCAACGATCGTTCGAGCGCATCAAAAGGCCACTGGGGCAAAAAAAACGCCGAATGTATGGTCGAAAATCAAGCTATTGGACTAAGTCGAGGTGGCCGAACGACCAAGATTCACGCACTCGTTGACGGATTAGGGAATCCCTTGGGTTTTCGCCTAACAGGTGGTCAAGTACATGATAGCCAAGTTGCCAGTGAGTTGCTGGAAGGCTTCGATATTTCTCAATCAAATATTATCGCGGATAAAGCCTATGGCACCGCGAAACTTCGCCAGTATATTAAAGATAAAGCAGCCGTCTATACCATTCCGCCAAAGGAAAATACCAAAGACAAGTGGACCTGTGATTACCACGTTTATTGTGAGCGCCATTTGATTGAGAACTTCTTCAATCAGTTGAAGAACTTTCGTAGGATTGCAACGCGTTATGATAAGCTCGCTCATGTTTATCTGGCTACGGTTTACATTGCCTCAATTTGCATCTTACTTAAGTAGTTTTCAGACGGACCCTAGTTTTTAAACTGCCAAAATACTGTTATCTTGCGCTTCCAACTCTAAGTTACATTATATAATTCTATTCATACTCGATCGTCGAAGGTGGCTTACTCGTGACATCGTAAAGAATGCGATTAACGTGGTCGACTTCATTAACGATTCGAACTGAAATCTTTTGCAGAACATCCCATGGAATCTTAGCAAAATCAGCTGTCATCCCATCAATTGAAGTAACGGCCCGGATAGCAACTGCATAGTCATATGTCCGGCCATCACCCATAACACCAACTGAACGAATACCTGGTAAAACAGTAAAGTATTGCCAAATTTCTTCATCAAGACCAACTTTCTTGATTTCTTCACGAAGGATTGCATCACTTTCACGAACAATCTCAAGCTTTTCAGGAGTAATTTCGCCAATAACCCGAATTCCAAGGCCTGGACCTGGGAATGGTTGACGCCATACTAATTCATGTGGAATCCCAAGCTTTTCACCCAGTTCACGGGTTTCATCCTTAAAGAGCTTCCGTAATGGTTCAATTAACTTGAAACCAAGCTTCTTTGGCAATCCACCAACATTATGGTGAGACTTAATTGTCTGTGCGGTGTCTGTTCCAGATTCAATTACGTCAGTATAAAGTGTCCCTTGAGCTAAGAAATCAACATCTTTAATCTTCTTGGCCTCTTCGTTAAAGACTTCGATAAATTCCTTACCGATAATCTTCCGCTTTTGTTCTGGATCAGTAACACCTTCAAGCTTACCTAAGAAACGATCTGCGGCATCAACCTTAATGATGTTAACACCAAGGTCGCGGCTCAACGCATCCATCACTTGGTTAGCTTCGTTCTTCCGTAACAGTCCGTGGTCAACAAAGATACAAGTAAGTTGATCACCAATTGCCTTATGGATCAAAACGGCAGTAACACTGGAATCAACCCCACCAGAAAGACCTAAGATAACCTTCTTGTCACCGACTTCTTTGCGGATTTCATCAATCTGCATATCAATAAAATCATCCATCGTCCAGTTTGCTTTAGCGCCACAAACATCAAAAGCAAAGCGACGTAAAATGTCTAATCCGTATTCGGAATTACGAACTTCAGGGTGGAATTGAACACCATAAAACTTACGGTCATTATCAGCAATCGATGCAATTGGACAGTTCTTACTAGTAGCAGTAACTTCAAAACCAGCTGGGGCTTGAGTTACTAAATCACCATGGCTCATCCATACATATTGCTTCTTTGGCAAACCTTTGAATAATACAGCCTCGTCATCAAGTACTTCAATATCTGCTCGTCCATATTCGGAGTTATCAGCTTTTTCAACCTTTCCGCCAAGGTCGTATGACATTAATTGCATTCCATAACAAATACCTAAGATCGGAATACCAAGCTTAAAGATTTCTGGATCGACCTTGAATGCGTTTGGATCATAAACACTGTTAGGGCCACCAGAGAAGATGATCCCCTTAGGATTAATCTCTTTGATCTCGTCCGCAGTCAACTTATGAGAAAGCAATTCGGAATAAATACCGAAATCACGAAGCCGACGAGTAATCAATTGATTGTATTGGCTACCAAAATCCAAGACAATAATCTTATCAAACGCATCTAAATTGATGTTTGCCACAATGACACTTCCTTTGTTCAAATTTTTATTCTTAAAGGCTAGTTTACAGGCTGAGCATGGCATGGTCAATGATTATTTAATATTCCATAACAAAAAAGACGGGAGCATATTTTCTCACGCCCTTTTCGTTAAATGGAATTTTATTGAGGATATTTAATTAGTGTTCTAAGTCAATATTTAATAGACGTAATTCTTCATCAACTGCTTGTGCTTCAAGTGTTTTAGTATCTTTATCAGTTTTTATCATTTCGCCAGCCTCCTCATCTCATTTAATCTGTATCTTTCTTAAGTAGTCTGTCAGTAATTGTCAATAAAAATAAGTCATAAATATTATATGCAACCGTTTCGAACCTTGATATATTAGGATTAAAAAAGTTCATTTTTTTACTTTTACTAAGGGCTTTAACTAAATTTTCTAGTGCAGGATTTGTAATCCATTCCAAATTCAGTTTTTTGAATGCGCTTTCTATATTTGATAAAATTTAGTTAGCTATTTTTACTTGAGGTGCAATATGTTTATTCGGACAAAATATCTTAACCAACTAATAAACAACATGGACCAGCCAACAATTAAGATCCTCGTTGGGGTTCGTCGGTGTGGTAAAACAACTATTCTTGACCAGTTCCGAGCAACTCTTCGGCGACAAGAAATATCCCCAAGCCAAATTCAGGTGATCAACTTTGAATATCTCCTAGAAAATGAATTATGCAATCCAGAATATCTTTTACAATTTATCCTTGATCGGCTTAGTAAACACCAGATGAATTATATTTTTCTCGATGAAGTTGAAGTGGTTCCCCAGTTTGCCCGCGTTGTAAATGCCCTAAATTCACTCTCCAATACTGATGTCTATATTACAAGTTCCAACAAAACTATTCTGGAGAAAGAAAATCTTCAGCAAATGACTCCCTACATCATCATCCCCGTTTTCCCTTGCAGCTTCCGTGAATACATAAAAAGGAACCAACAAGAAGCTGATTCCCAAACGTTATATCAATATTTAAATGAGGGTGGTTTCCCCTATACTCACGAAATTCACGGTCCAATCAACCTCCGTAATTATGTGAATGGGATCATCAACACGATTATCATTACCGATTTCACCCAGCAAGCGACCCTTTGTAATCCAGGACTGACTAAACAACTTGCGCATCACCTAGCTCATCATGCTGGAACCACACAAAATATCTCTCAGATTGTTGATAGTCTTAAACGTCACCACATCACTACTTCCAATAAAACAGTCGATTTCTATTTGCAGTTCTTACAAACGTCCTTTATTTTTTACCCGTGCAAAGAGTATGATTTTTCTCGTCGCCATGTCAAAAGTACCAATATTCGTTATTATCCGGTAGATCCTAGTATTCGGCAAGCTCTTACGCTGAAAAAGAATGTCCTTTCTCAACGAATCCTTGAAAATATCGTCTTTATTGATTTGCTGAGTCAAGGCTACCAAGTATATAGTGGCCGCATCAAAGATAATGAGATTACCTTTGTCGCAATTAAAAATGATATCTTTACCTGTATTCAGATCGCTTATTCTCTTGCTGATGATGGTGCCTATCGTCGGGCGATCAGCGGATTACGGCAACTTTCCTCAAAATATAAAAAGCTTTTAATTACAGTAAAGCCAGCGCTCAATTACGCTGGCTTAGATCCTGATATTGAAATTATTGACTTATATAGTTGGCTAACCAATTAACCCCGTCGCAAGTAAAGCTTATCCACGACATGGCCAGTAGTTTTGTGTAAAATTACGTTAGCACGACTCTTAGTTGGTAGGATAAATTCCCGTAAATTAGGAAGGTCGACACGTTGCCAAACATCTTTTGCCATTTTAAATGCTTCTTGGCGGTCACCCTTCGAATAAGGATAGTAATAGTTTGACGGGTCAGTAAAGGCTGTATCTAACAGCATCCCAAATCGTTGAAGATACCAATGCTCAATCAAGTCCGGATCTGCGTCAACGTACAATGACCAGTCAAAGTAATCACTGACATAGAGTTGCTGGTTACTTGGCAATTGCAATGTGTTGATCCCCTCTACAATTAATATATCTGGACGATCAATTACCAAGGGTTTATCCAGTTGAACATCATAAACCTGATGCGAGTATGTAGGTGCCTTAACAACTGGTTCCCCTGCTTTGACATCATTGAGAAACTTTAGAAGTCTTTCCATATCATATGATTCAGGAAAACCTTTCCGATCCATGATCCCCCGCCGTTTTAATTCTGCATTAGGATATAAGAACCCATCCGTCGTCATTAATTCTACCCGCTTATCAGGCAACATCTTATTTAGTAAAATACTAATCAACCGAGCGATGGTGCTCTTCCCAACTGCAACCGAACCCGCAATCCCAATAATATATGGAATGCGCATCGTGGAACGCTGTAAAAAGTTTGCCTTTTGCATCTGCCATTCCAAAAAGTTCTGGTAGCGCAGTTGAATTAATTTTATTAGTGGCAAATATACATACTGCACATCCTCAATTGAAATTCGGTCATTCAATGATTTAATTTCATCCAAGTTGCCTTGGGTTAACCGCACTGAATCAGTTGGGAAAAAGCCGTGCCATGTTTGCCGATCAAATTGTTCGTAGTTCATCCATTCATCCATTATGCAAAATCCTTTATTCCACCCGTTAATGAAAACGGTTACTCACGTTTAATAGTAACATATTATAAACATAATTAAAGCTCAATCTAGCTTGTGAACACTTAAACATTTTACCAGATAATTAGCGCAACGCAACTATCCGATATAAGAAAAGGAGACTAGTATTTTTTACTGGCCTCCATTTTCATTTGATTATGGTTTAGGGAAGTTTAATTTCGGATAATCCTTTAACTCAGGTGCATCGGTTGTGTAATCATCGAAGGTACTCTGGTTATTATTTTCCGACTTCAAACTTGTCTTCTGTTTCTTTTGCTGCTTCTGTAAATTCTTCAAGCTCTTCTTAAGGTTATAAGTATATTGTTTTTTATCAACTTTCTTAAATCCTGGGAGTTTGTAGAACCGAAGCAAGTCACCATTCACGACTTTATCTGATAATCCAAGATCAGTTGTAACGTATTTTTGAATCCTACCAATTTCTTTACGTTGCGCTGCGGTTTGGTGAGTAATTTGCTTACCATTCTTAGTGTAATAGTAGTCACCATTATACTTAGTGTATTTTGGCGTTACCCAATCACCATTTCTAAACGGTACAATTTGCTTATTTTCTGGCGAAAGCAAGTCTTGTCCGAATTGAATATAATTCTTATAGCTAATTCCTAACAAGTCCTCAAGAGTAGGTAAAACATCAATTTCACCACCATAAGTATGGTTAATCCCACCTTTTAGGCCAGGCATATTAATCATAAATGGCACTTTTTGGAACATTGCTAGATCATAATTAGTTACTTCCTTCTTACCTAAGATTTGCGCAATGGCTGGTTGGTGGTTATTAGAAATTCCATAGTGGTCACCATAAAGAACTAACACACTGTTTTGCCGTAATCCAGTCTTGTCAAGATAATCAAGAAACTCGCCAAGTGATTCATCTAAGTATCGTGCGGTTTGAATATAAGGATCGACCGTGTCATCACCAGTCTTCCACGCTTCGATATCCTTATTCTTTTTATCGAGGATATATGGATAGTGGTTAGTAACTGTGATGATCTTTGCATAGAATGGTTGTGGAAGCTGCTCGATATAGTGAGCTGATTCTTTCATGAAGATCTTATCCTTCATTCCATATCCAGCATCATAATCCTTGGTCTTTGGGTAATACTCTTTACTAAAGAAATATTGGTAACCGAAAGACTTATAAGCATTATCACGGTTCCAGAAACTAGGAACATCCCCGTGGAATGAGGCCGTCGCATAACCTAGCTTTTGATGAAGAAGCGCAGGTGCAGATTGGAAGGTGTTAGTCGTCCCATCAGTAACCATTGCTGATCCTTCTGGAAGACCAAATAGCGAGTTTTCGAGCATTGTTTCTGCATCCGACGTCTTTCCTTGACCAACTTGGTGGAAGAAATTATCAAACGCCAAAGTATCATTAGCATGGTACAACTTATTCAGGTTTGGCATTACTTCTTGACCATCTTCTTTATAGTCGATCATGAATTGCTGGAGACTTTCAAGGTGAATGATAAAAATATTCTTTCCTTTAGCCTTACCGTAGTATTCAACGTTTGGCGCAGCATAATTACTATGAATGAAATGCAAAACCGGCTTTAATTCGTCGCGATTAGCACGCGCTTTTACTACACTGTTATTAGTCGTCTTAACTCCATCATAAACTGTATATGCTTCGAGCCCTAGATACTTAACAATATAGTTATTATCAAAAGTTCGTGTAAGTAATTGTGGACGGTCACTTTCTGCCATTCCTAAGTTAACTCCAAATAGCACGAAGCCAAGGGCAGTAATCGTCATCGCATATCTAACTTTAAAACGCCGCATATCAACACGGACAAAATGGAAAAGTAAGATGAGTGCTAAAATTACAACATCTAAGTAAACTAAAAAGTCTTCGGGACGTAATATTCCCATTAAACTTTTACCAAGATTATTTGAAGCCGCTCCAGATCCCTTTATTACGTTAAAGGTAATGAAATCTGAAAATTCTCGATAGTACAAAATATTTGCAAAAAGCCATGTCGATAATGCCGCATTAATTATCAACATCATCCAATAGGACAAGCGCCCACGGAAATATAATGCAATTCCCAAAAATACAAGGGCACTTGGAATCGTATTAAATGCTAAAAGGAATTGTTGCATGCTTCCTTTTACACCTAAATTAAATTCATTTTGATAAGCCCAGTAGCTCTTTAAACAAAATAAAAGTACAACAAGCAGAAAAAAACCGAGCTTGGTATTCAAGACACGGCGGAGCTTCTGCAACGCTGTTTTCATAGTCGTTCCTCCATAAAAAAATATCATTATTAACAATAATACACTAACTAGCTAACCGCAACCGTACAATTTTATTTTTCCAAAAAGTTAAAAATTCCGTCACTTTTCTGTCGTAGTTAACCTTTTGAAAATAGATCTTAAATGTTATGATTGAGTGTCGTTAATTAACAGAAGGGACTGAGCACCATTTCAAAGAAAAAAGCGAACTTAATGTTACTGCTAGTTGCTATTTTATGGGGAAGCAGCTACGTATTTGCCAAACTAACAATTCAAGCTGGAATGCATTCTGGAGTCATCAATGCTTGCCGGGGAACAATGTGTGTAATTGCTGGCTATATTATCTTCCATAAACAGATCAACCAAATGACTTGGCTGGATTTTAAGCTAGGACTCCTTATGGGAACAATCAATTTCCTGGGTTATTTTTTGCAGACTGATGCCCTCCGTTATACTACGCCGGCTAAAAATGCCTTCTTGACAACCTTATACGTTGCAATTGCTCCCTTGATTTTATGGCTATTTTGGCATGAACGTCCACAGCGGAAGACATATTTTGCGGTCGCCCTCGCGATTATCGGGATGGCCGTCATCACTAACGTTGCTAATACTGGGCTTCAATTAAATTTTGGTGACTTTCTAACTGTTGTTTCTGCTATCTTTTGGGCCTTACAATTAATCTTCTTTGGAAAGTACGCGCCGAAAGTTTCCAGTCCCTGGGTGGTAATTTTCATGATTGGTTTATGTCAAGGCACATTCGGCTGGATTACTACGGGACTATTTGAACGCGCCAACCTTACTCAAATTTATTGGGTCCAAGCTTTGATTCCCCTTGCCATTTTAGCTATTGTCGTAACTTTCTTAGCACAAGGGATGCAAATTACCGCTCAACAATATACCGATGCTACATCCGCTGGATTATTATTGATGCTAGAATCATTTTTTGCCAGCACCATGTCAGTTATCATGGGTTATGACCCCCTTACACCACAGCTAATTTGGGGTGGTTTGATCTTACTTTTAGCCAATGCAATTATGCAAATTAATTTCCAAGATGTACCATTTTTAAGAAAACAACATTAAAATAGCGAGGACGAATTTTTTCATCCTCGCTATTTTTTATTTACTTACTTTCTTATCTTCCTTGGCAACCGCTGCTTGAGCCAGCAAGTTGACATAGTTAAATGGTCGATCAAAGTTTGGCTGGAACAATGTATCAACATAAGCAAGAAAATCAATTGAATTACGATTTTGAATACATACAGATACAAGGTTCGCAGATTGAGAAACATCATGTTTGCTCATAAATTGTGCCCCAAGAATCCGCCGCGTTCCTTTTTCCCATACCAGAGTCATAAAGACGGGCGTGGTAGTTGGCATAAATTCTGGACGATAATTATCCTCAATTGTCACTACATCAGCATCAAAACCAGCTGCCTTAGCCCTTTCATAAGTTAATCCTAGGGAAGCCATATATGTTCCATCAAGATTCAGACTCATACTAAGCTGTGTTCCTGAATCTTTTACTTGTCCTCCATTAATATTCTGGGCCACGATTACTGCCTGACAAACGGCTTCAGTCGGCTGAGGTTTATAAATGTCCTTACCAGTTGGATTATAATGAATCGTCGTTGATCCACCAACTGCATAAATATCCGGATCAGATGTTTGGATAAATTCATTAACAGCAATTACCCCATTTTCGTCCATCTCCACTACACCCTCAAAAATAGATGTATCTGGCTTTTGACCCGCAGCAACAATCGCCCGACTAACACTATATGAGCCACCATCAGTAGCAACTGTAATGCCAATTCCATTATCATCCAATTCGGTAACATGTTCATTAGTAACCACTTTAATATTGTCTGCCGTTA
This region includes:
- a CDS encoding IS30 family transposase, whose protein sequence is MGTTILSFQNRIVIETLHNEGRSLRYIANYLGFSKTTVFNELHRLNGEYQAELAQTDFERKVSQRGRKSSLTKSLKHLIEEKIQVQKWSPEQVAHVVGIAYKTVYNWIDQGWLDVQLPDLPDHGIRRHRAKEKRGTFSHGRSIEERPHKVETRQEFGHFEADTVLSGKRKGQAVATLVERKSRLTIVKRLHGRDSQSMTQAVLELASQLQDKLKTLTVDHGKEFANYQAIEQLTGTQVYFAHAYSPHERGSNENRNRVLRRFIPKGQTIEELSDRQLVQINWYLNSRPLKCLNWHTPIEIFLLNLRH
- a CDS encoding RNA methyltransferase, with protein sequence MHNLIFLTDLTGSDLDPYMRLNEAQLFHALEPNPGLFIAESPKVIERALRAGYRPASLLIEEKELERDLADLDHEMAINQTRGLEQTPIYVVNSKLLRQLAGGGYNLLRGALAAMHRVERPSLDNFLATMPSDHPRIAILESVVNPTNIGAIFRSAAALGIDGVIVTSDSADPLYRRASRVAMGTVFQVPWTYVDAKVWQSEGIDLLHRAGYKTAAMALRHNTVDIDDPQLAEEDRLAIILGSEGPGLKENTITQSDFTIKIPMATGVDSLNVAAASALAFWELGNRKVK
- a CDS encoding IS5-like element ISLpl3 family transposase (programmed frameshift), whose amino-acid sequence is MTTPKRYELEDAQWDRIKGYFPPYRTGRPSSLDNRTALNAILWLMRSGAPWRDLPERYGSWKTVYSRFRAWVSSNLFEQVFLKLIDDPDMENLSLDSTIVRAHQKATGGKKNAECMVENQAIGLSRGGRTTKIHALVDGLGNPLGFRLTGGQVHDSQVASELLEGFDISQSNIIADKAYGTAKLRQYIKDKAAVYTIPPKENTKDKWTCDYHVYCERHLIENFFNQLKNFRRIATRYDKLAHVYLATVYIASICILLK
- the guaA gene encoding glutamine-hydrolyzing GMP synthase, translating into MANINLDAFDKIIVLDFGSQYNQLITRRLRDFGIYSELLSHKLTADEIKEINPKGIIFSGGPNSVYDPNAFKVDPEIFKLGIPILGICYGMQLMSYDLGGKVEKADNSEYGRADIEVLDDEAVLFKGLPKKQYVWMSHGDLVTQAPAGFEVTATSKNCPIASIADNDRKFYGVQFHPEVRNSEYGLDILRRFAFDVCGAKANWTMDDFIDMQIDEIRKEVGDKKVILGLSGGVDSSVTAVLIHKAIGDQLTCIFVDHGLLRKNEANQVMDALSRDLGVNIIKVDAADRFLGKLEGVTDPEQKRKIIGKEFIEVFNEEAKKIKDVDFLAQGTLYTDVIESGTDTAQTIKSHHNVGGLPKKLGFKLIEPLRKLFKDETRELGEKLGIPHELVWRQPFPGPGLGIRVIGEITPEKLEIVRESDAILREEIKKVGLDEEIWQYFTVLPGIRSVGVMGDGRTYDYAVAIRAVTSIDGMTADFAKIPWDVLQKISVRIVNEVDHVNRILYDVTSKPPSTIEYE
- a CDS encoding ATP-binding protein encodes the protein MFIRTKYLNQLINNMDQPTIKILVGVRRCGKTTILDQFRATLRRQEISPSQIQVINFEYLLENELCNPEYLLQFILDRLSKHQMNYIFLDEVEVVPQFARVVNALNSLSNTDVYITSSNKTILEKENLQQMTPYIIIPVFPCSFREYIKRNQQEADSQTLYQYLNEGGFPYTHEIHGPINLRNYVNGIINTIIITDFTQQATLCNPGLTKQLAHHLAHHAGTTQNISQIVDSLKRHHITTSNKTVDFYLQFLQTSFIFYPCKEYDFSRRHVKSTNIRYYPVDPSIRQALTLKKNVLSQRILENIVFIDLLSQGYQVYSGRIKDNEITFVAIKNDIFTCIQIAYSLADDGAYRRAISGLRQLSSKYKKLLITVKPALNYAGLDPDIEIIDLYSWLTN
- the coaA gene encoding type I pantothenate kinase, whose amino-acid sequence is MDEWMNYEQFDRQTWHGFFPTDSVRLTQGNLDEIKSLNDRISIEDVQYVYLPLIKLIQLRYQNFLEWQMQKANFLQRSTMRIPYIIGIAGSVAVGKSTIARLISILLNKMLPDKRVELMTTDGFLYPNAELKRRGIMDRKGFPESYDMERLLKFLNDVKAGEPVVKAPTYSHQVYDVQLDKPLVIDRPDILIVEGINTLQLPSNQQLYVSDYFDWSLYVDADPDLIEHWYLQRFGMLLDTAFTDPSNYYYPYSKGDRQEAFKMAKDVWQRVDLPNLREFILPTKSRANVILHKTTGHVVDKLYLRRG
- a CDS encoding LTA synthase family protein, whose product is MKTALQKLRRVLNTKLGFFLLVVLLFCLKSYWAYQNEFNLGVKGSMQQFLLAFNTIPSALVFLGIALYFRGRLSYWMMLIINAALSTWLFANILYYREFSDFITFNVIKGSGAASNNLGKSLMGILRPEDFLVYLDVVILALILLFHFVRVDMRRFKVRYAMTITALGFVLFGVNLGMAESDRPQLLTRTFDNNYIVKYLGLEAYTVYDGVKTTNNSVVKARANRDELKPVLHFIHSNYAAPNVEYYGKAKGKNIFIIHLESLQQFMIDYKEDGQEVMPNLNKLYHANDTLAFDNFFHQVGQGKTSDAETMLENSLFGLPEGSAMVTDGTTNTFQSAPALLHQKLGYATASFHGDVPSFWNRDNAYKSFGYQYFFSKEYYPKTKDYDAGYGMKDKIFMKESAHYIEQLPQPFYAKIITVTNHYPYILDKKNKDIEAWKTGDDTVDPYIQTARYLDESLGEFLDYLDKTGLRQNSVLVLYGDHYGISNNHQPAIAQILGKKEVTNYDLAMFQKVPFMINMPGLKGGINHTYGGEIDVLPTLEDLLGISYKNYIQFGQDLLSPENKQIVPFRNGDWVTPKYTKYNGDYYYTKNGKQITHQTAAQRKEIGRIQKYVTTDLGLSDKVVNGDLLRFYKLPGFKKVDKKQYTYNLKKSLKNLQKQQKKQKTSLKSENNNQSTFDDYTTDAPELKDYPKLNFPKP
- a CDS encoding DMT family transporter; the encoded protein is MLLLVAILWGSSYVFAKLTIQAGMHSGVINACRGTMCVIAGYIIFHKQINQMTWLDFKLGLLMGTINFLGYFLQTDALRYTTPAKNAFLTTLYVAIAPLILWLFWHERPQRKTYFAVALAIIGMAVITNVANTGLQLNFGDFLTVVSAIFWALQLIFFGKYAPKVSSPWVVIFMIGLCQGTFGWITTGLFERANLTQIYWVQALIPLAILAIVVTFLAQGMQITAQQYTDATSAGLLLMLESFFASTMSVIMGYDPLTPQLIWGGLILLLANAIMQINFQDVPFLRKQH
- a CDS encoding FAD-dependent oxidoreductase; protein product: MLSVIDQQIAVIGNDPLSLGLVDAYRQRGKEVTLFTNGEPILYHNFEEEYSKRALDILTADNIKVVTNEHVTELDDNGIGITVATDGGSYSVSRAIVAAGQKPDTSIFEGVVEMDENGVIAVNEFIQTSDPDIYAVGGSTTIHYNPTGKDIYKPQPTEAVCQAVIVAQNINGGQVKDSGTQLSMSLNLDGTYMASLGLTYERAKAAGFDADVVTIEDNYRPEFMPTTTPVFMTLVWEKGTRRILGAQFMSKHDVSQSANLVSVCIQNRNSIDFLAYVDTLFQPNFDRPFNYVNLLAQAAVAKEDKKVSK